The Gopherus evgoodei ecotype Sinaloan lineage chromosome 20, rGopEvg1_v1.p, whole genome shotgun sequence nucleotide sequence GCCATCCCCGGAGAGCAGCGGAGCCCCCCATGCCCGGCGGCAGCGCGGCGGCCCCGCCCGGCCAAGACCCGGAGCCGCTGGCCGGCAGCGCCGGAGCGGGCAAGCCCCGGCCGCGGGCGGAGGAGGCGGCGGGCGGCTCGGCGCTGGAGCTGGCCGAGGCCCGGCGGCGGCTGCTGGAGGTGGAGGCGCGGCGGCGGCTGGTGCTGGAGCTGGAGAGCCGCGTGCAGCAGCTGCACCGCGTCCTGGTGCAGGCCGAGCTGCGCATGGCCGGGCGCGCCGAGAGCCTGGCCCGCCTGGGCAGCGGCGCCGGCC carries:
- the TRNP1 gene encoding TMF-regulated nuclear protein 1; protein product: MPGGSAAAPPGQDPEPLAGSAGAGKPRPRAEEAAGGSALELAEARRRLLEVEARRRLVLELESRVQQLHRVLVQAELRMAGRAESLARLGSGAGQAQIHLAAHGQRLKKSLRRSRKARQPALLASALGGCVPWAAGKLRRGRAGAPEPPESPFKRSLPGGTPCPGGGTLS